Sequence from the Panicum virgatum strain AP13 chromosome 5N, P.virgatum_v5, whole genome shotgun sequence genome:
AACTAATGGGGTGAGGTGGAGTGTGTTCTATATAAATATGAATTGGAGTGGTTTGAAGTGGGCTGAAATGGATTTTTTATACAAAACAAAACAGtatgattatatataaatatcggTCCGTAAGATCCGAACCTTAGAAATAAAACATCGGgttcacattataaaattttatcgaaatcaACTAAAATTTGTAAGAAATGGCTCGATATGACTAGCCGCTATTTTGTGCAAAATAGTGGGCTAGAATTACACATGAGTCacacgtcaagagccggaccctagaaataaaacctcgcgttcacactataaatttttatcaaaattaaccgaaatttattggagatgactcagtataactgacagctactctgtgcaaaacggtgtggcaAAATCTACACTATAATTTATTTTGGAGAAACGGGTTTTTATTGGATTGTTTTTTTTAACGAACGGCACTCTACGAGTgcgtttctattgatatagtAGAAAAATACAAGATTGCGGCCCTGGGAGGCCATAGAcaggaaacaaaaagaaaagaaaacatcaAACTCGTCCGATTGGATTGTGACGTCAACACGGGTTACCGCTCAACTATACTCACTAGCCGGTtagattgggacatcaacacgaCCAAACTCTATTCACAACGACGACAGAGGGGAAAAAGCACAACCGCAGCTTTCACCTACCATCACACTCTTGCGGATATCGAAACAACTGAAGTGTTCTAGCATTGATAGAGGAGCAGAAGAGACAGACACCACCACACCACGAGGCCACTGCCGTGCAGGACCCAACACCGCAGTGCTGCTGCACCCAAACCGACCGCCCGATGGCATGAAAAACACCAAGTCCGGAGCAACCCaacgcgcgggggcctcgccacttcCGCCATTGGACGTCACTCTCACGTGCGCGGGGACCTCCAATCCGCCACTCAGCACGCCTCTCTCGTGTGCGGGGACCTCCAACCCGCCATACGGCACCACGCTCCGTACTCATTTCAAGAATTGCCGTCGAGGCAACAAGAAGAGGTGCCCGACGCTCCCGGGAACTGAACCAAGCCGCCAGACCACCGCCGTGGTTCGAAATCATCACGTTACTTTCTCCCTCGCACGAAGATACCGCCCTCGAGCCAGAAGACCGACGATGCCGCCAGACCGCACCAGAAGGGTTCAGCCGTGCTGAGCACCCCGCCGCGATCCGCTGCAGGCCAAGTCGTCACTGATTGTCGTTGCCGCTAGCGCCGTCCTTTAAACGCTGTCCCGCACCGCACTGGAGACTGCCACGCAGCTCCAGGCACCGCGGAATGCTGGAAGCAGGCGAACAACAGCCGAGTGATGACCTCTGGCCACCAACAGAAGAGCAGGCGTCTTGGCGTGAGGTAGGCAACCCCTTCTCCGCACGTCCTCCGACAGATTTGTCACCACTGGCCGAAGTAAATCGCGCCGAACGGTGTCTCTAGAgacgacgcctccaaggagATCACGACGTCCACAGgtgccgccgtcgctcgtctaGGAGCTGGACCGAGTTTTCACCCAGAGACCTCGTGCAGGAAGATTGCAACTTCAAAATGATTAATAGTTTGGATTGTAATCATAGTTTGACTAATAGTTTATTATATCATGAGCTGAAATGTTTGGGTTGGATTGGTTTGTGGTGGTGGTTTGGAGTGATGTAGGTAATATTAATTTCTCTAATGAGAATGAATTGGTGTGGATATAGTTTGGTTTTGAGCCTATTTGTAGAACTAGGTGGAATTTGCACGGGAGCCGTGAGAATTCTTAGAGCAATGCAAAGTAATGGGGTGTTTAGgaacagggacttcaaaaaagtcctagagactttttagtatttagaagtattaaataaatattaattataaaactaactgcagaaccctggggctaaactgcgagacgaatctaatgaggtatcttaatctatgattagcgaatggttactgtagcatcactgtagcaaattatgaattaattaggctcattagattcgtctcgcaaaaaagcactcagctgtcaaaaaacatttataaacagattttatttaatactataaaatagtaagattccttttgatgtgatagggacttctgaaaaaagtcctggaaccaaacaaggcctaaatTTCGCTGGCCTAGGCCGGTAGCCCTTTCCATCCGTGACAGCGGAGGCCGCGTCTGCCTCTAGCGCCCTGTAGCAAGCAAGCCAAAAGGACTCGACTTGAGAGATCCCAAGTACACGGCGCCTTTTACGCTTTGTTTAGGGGGTGTtaagttggtgaaaaaatttagatttgaatactgtagtatattttgttgttatttaataattaatatataattttagattaattaggtttaaaaaattcgtctcgtggtaatcagttaaattatttaattagttatttttttaactgtatttaatactttatctatgtgttcgaaaatttgatgtgacataTTTTTTTCACAGACTAAACGCAGCCTTACTGGTGCTGCTGCCATGCACAGGTCTTTTCGACACAGTTACGACGTGCAGGTGCAGCACCGGTGGCGTCGCAGGGCCGCGGTACAAACAAAAACCGACGCACCCCCTGCTGCCTTCGCTGCACGGCGCTGCACGaaccaggcgtggcgtggcgcgatcgaccgagcggtcGGTCACTCGTGGCCGGGCCGCCCCATCAAGGCGTCGAACACGTCGCGCTGCTGTACTTGCCCCTCGTGTGTGTGATTGCAACAGCACGGCAGCAGCGGCAGAGGGCTGGAGGAAGGATgcgacgacgccggcgacgacaTGTGGGCGCGTACGTGCCCGGGtcggcgggacggcggcggcgacgacatgCGTACGCGTACGCGCGTGCGGCGCGCCCGTATCGacgggacggcggcgacgacgacgacgcccggCCCTGTTGCGTGCGGACAGGCCGGTGAGGTCACGGAGGAAGGCAGTGCACGTGGGCACCGGGCAGGTCTCTGTCCTTGTGCCGGCCGGGTGGTAGGAGCACGAGTAGGAAGGTAGGTGGGGAGCTGGACGAGGCTAGCATTGAGGCTTTGAGGCGCACTGTTGCATGCGGTGCTAGTATACTGCGCGTAGCAGATATAGGCTTTTGTGGTTTGTGCACGCAGGCgtgccggccggcgagcgcgtcggcgtcggcgtcgcttTCTTTCCTCTCCGGCACCTCCTCGGCCCCTCGCCCGTCCTTCGCTTTCGGTGCGCGACGCGACGGCCGGGCGTTCGCGATTGGGCGGCGACGTCATGATGCGGCCAAATCCAATCCAACCGGCAACCGTCCATGGAGCGCCAGCCAGGCTGCCACCGCTAGCTTTTCCAATGGCGACCAGCGAGGCAGCAGCCCGCAGGCACTGCTATGCTGTTGCGGTAGCCGGCAGGGATGCGCCCGGGTGGCATGCTTGCTTTGGGCCGGCGTCAAAAGGCGGGCGCGCTCATGATCGGCCAACGGCCGGCGAGGCGGTGCCGTAACATACGGTTGAGGCCCGCCGATAGGACGGGCCGGATGGAAGCGGCCACTTGGATTCGTTGGCACCCGTCACATGTCAGGTGGCCCAATTCGATCGAAGGAGGCCTGGCATCCCGGTGAGCACAGGAAACAGCACGGCCCACCGGGATGCTGGCCGCCGTTTTGGGCTTCGAAGCGAGTCGGCGCCCTGGCAAGCCGGGCCAACCACGAAACCTAATTTGACGAAGCCCAAAAAAAGATGTCCAACAGGTGAGCACTGAGCAGCGTACCAAAAGCACAGGCGCACAGCAAGGAAATGAACCGCGTAAAAGTGTGAGCACAGCAACTTCAGTCCATTTTCAACACGATTCGTCTCATTGGATCACTAGACTCTTTAATGACGATACTTTTTCTGGTAAGCAAAAAACCAAAGACAGAGACCCCCTAGGGAACGGCAACGGCTGGACGCTACGCATTCAGGTGGCAAAAGTCCCATCAATGACCAACCAATCACGAGCTACATTTCATGACAGAGGGAGTATTACGAGAAGTAGAAAATAATCATATTACCCCTAATTAAACATAGCAGTTGTGATGATCTATATGGTTTTCTAGATCCTTAATCAATGCAGATGCATTGGAACTAGAAAAATAACATTTACTAACCATTTGATTGGCTTCATGCCCTTCTCTATGCAATTTTTTCTTGGTATTTAATATTGTTTTAATTAGATGAACTTCACTAGAATCTAAACAAACAGTTTTTGTGGAATAAAATTTGAAGACTAAACGAATAATGTTTGTGGGACAGAGGGATTATTGGATTAGTTATTCCGGCGTGTATTTTAATTTTGGGACAAAAGTTGGCAGCCGGTAGCGAAGGATATGCATCACTTTCTATACTGACTATCACATTCTTAGCTTACTGTAATTCAGAGAGCTGGATGATCCAGAGAGCACATGGTGAAGTGAAGTTTCACATTAGGCGAAGGATATGTATCATTCTATCAAAAAGGAAGAGAAACAACAAGGGCAAATAAACGCAAAATTAGTGGAACAGCCAAAAGCTACAACTTGGGGAGAATTCTAAAATCCATGAACCTGAAAAAGAACATGATGGATCCAAATCAAAGTATTAAAAACCGGTCCAAAAAGGACAGGGAGCATAACATCCTTCACTTTTCAGTAAGCTTATATGGTGCTTTCCAATTTGCAGCGAGGACTGAGGACAGCTTCACCATCCACACAGATGTTCATATTGTTCCTTTCGACAAGAATGTCATGTCAATGTTCAACAAAGAAACCAAATTGCTCTGAATGCATCTAGACGATCAGAGCAAGAAGCATGGCATATCCGACAAAAAAACATCCCAGGACATCACAAATACGCAAGTCTCTTCTCTCATTTTTGGTAGCAATGTAGCATCCACATTCAATCAACTTTTTCAATTTTTGTACATAAGAAGACCTAGACCTAGTAAATGGTCAGAAAGACACCCTGATCATATCTCAGCTATGAACAGGCAGTGGTACGTACATCATAAGCTGTAACCTGTGCATGATACTTATGGTGGGATGAGTGTCACACTCACACTGGCTGTGGCATTTGTACCGGTATCTCGGAGCAGCACCTTTGGCACAACAAACAGGAAGCAATCCTTCGGTAGCCCATCAAACAGATTAGTGCTTCTCGTTTGGAACTGACTAACCTGCGAGTAGCTCAATTCAGGAGATGAGATTGCCAGTTTGCACATGAATTTTGATTCATTGATGCTAGGCTGGATGCTGAAAACTGAGATGACACCTCCAACGGGCTCCAGTACCATGTTAACCAAGAACAGGTGCCCATCTTCACCCTGGAGGACAGTTGAACCCTGGGCAATGCGGAATCGGAATGCCTTGTTGTAGGAAAGCCTGACGCAATGCCACTTGTGAACTGAAGCAAAATGCTCATGGAGCATCACAGTTGATCCGCGGAAGGAGCAGTCAGTTTCAGGGCAGAAGCACGGCCCATGAGGGCACACTTTCTCATGGTCTTCTTTCTCGTAGTAGGTAATCTTTTTAGTGCATCCAAGGTCGCCATAGAAGCAAGAAACTTTAGTGGAGTCATAAACACAATTGTTACTCCAATTTTAGCTATCTGCAAGGCATAAACACATGAATTTTTAGGctgttttgaatttgaatcgACTTGAACAGTAGATGCAGTCAATGTGGGGCAAGCAATGTCAGTTCTTATTGCAA
This genomic interval carries:
- the LOC120674527 gene encoding putative E3 ubiquitin-protein ligase SINA-like 6, with product MAPQEPEGGERGGVKRRKVNNCVYDSTKVSCFYGDLGCTKKITYYEKEDHEKVCPHGPCFCPETDCSFRGSTVMLHEHFASVHKWHCVRLSYNKAFRFRIAQGSTVLQGEDGHLFLVNMVLEPVGGVISVFSIQPSINESKFMCKLAISSPELSYSQVSQFQTRSTNLFDGLPKDCFLFVVPKVLLRDTGTNATASVSVTLIPP